GGAAACCACTCTGCGATGGTTTTAATGGAGGCAGGGAAGTTGGCCGCCTCACCGATGCCGAGGAAAAAGCGGGCGACACCGAACCCTAACGCTGATTTAGCCAAGGCATGCGCCATGGCGGCAACGGACCACCAGATGATCGCTATGGTGAAACCCAATTTGGTGCCGATGCGGTCGATGATGCGGCCGGCAAAGAGCATCATCACGGCATAGGCCAACTGAAAGGCGATGACGATGCGGCCGTAGGCCAGTTCGCTCCAGCCG
The DNA window shown above is from bacterium and carries:
- a CDS encoding MFS transporter → MEKKSSFKIKHLRWYICALLFFATTINYIDRQVLGILAPDLEVEIGWSELAYGRIVIAFQLAYAVMMLFAGRIIDRIGTKLGFTIAIIWWSVAAMAHALAKSALGFGVARFFLGIGEAANFPASIKTIAEWFP